One Vitis riparia cultivar Riparia Gloire de Montpellier isolate 1030 chromosome 4, EGFV_Vit.rip_1.0, whole genome shotgun sequence genomic window carries:
- the LOC117912178 gene encoding protein PIN-LIKES 3-like isoform X1: MGLLDLFFVASMPVIRVLLLTALGSFLALDRIDILGDVVRKQLNTVVFFVFNPALVYSNLANTITLDRMVLLWFMPLNILTVCIIGSALGLLLVKTTRAPQHLKGLILGSCAAGNMGNMPLIIIPAVCREKGSPFGAPDVCHTFAMAYASLSMAIGAICLWSYVYNIVRVFSSNAREGINLHNSPINMNRESLLASGDCSISEEYPHQFTLPHPLSEENLQVAISGKMKQLLRKFSRKINFKELLAPSTTGAIVGFIIGMVPHLRKLIIGGTAPLHVVQDSASLLGDAAIPSIILIMGGNLLKGLKGSGIQLSFIVGILAVRFIFLPLLGIIIVKGALRFGLVHPDPLFQFVLLLQYAVPPAINLGTIIQLFGAGESECSVIMLWTYGLASVSLTLWSTLFMWLVS; this comes from the exons ATGGGGCTTCTAGATCTATTTTTTGTTGCTTCAATGCCAGTTATAAGGGTTCTGTTGCTCACTGCACTTGGGTCATTTCTGGCCTTAGATCGTATTGATATATTGGGCGATGTTGTAAGGAAGCAATTAAATACG GTTGTATTTTTTGTATTCAATCCTGCACTGGTGTATAGCAACCTTGCTAACACAATTACTCTTGACAGAATGGTTTTGTT gTGGTTCATGCCATTAAATATCCTTACTGTTTGTATCATTGGCTCCGCTCTTGGATTGCTGCTTGTGAAGACTACCAGAGCTCCTCAACATCTCAAGGGCCTCATATtgggttcctgtgctgcgg GAAACATGGGGAACATGCCTCTAATTATTATCCCAGCAGTATGCAGAGAGAAAGGCAGTCCGTTTGGAGCACCTGATGTTTGCCATACATTTGCAATGGCCTATGCTTCACTTTCTATGGCG ATTGGAGCTATTTGCTTATGGTCTTATGTTTACAACATTGTGCGAGTTTTCTCTAGTAATGCCAGGGAAGGCATCAACCTACACAATTCTCCAATCAATATGAACAGGGAATCACTTCTTGCATCAGGAGACTGTTCCATCTCTGAAGAATATCCACATCAATTTACACTGCCTCACCCTCTGTCTGAGGAAAACTTGCAG GTGGCTATCTCTGGAAAGATGAAACAGCTTTTGAGGAAGTTTTCAAGAAAGATCAACTTTAAGGAACTGTTGGCACCTTCAACCACTGGAGCG ATTGTTGGCTTTATCATTGGAATGGTTCCTCATCTTCGGAAGTTAATCATTGGTGGTACTGCTCCTCTTCATGTTGTCCAAGATTCTGCTTCTTTGCTGGG GGATGCAGCCATTCCAAGTATCATCCTGATAATGGGAGGAAACCTTCTTAAAG GTTTAAAAGGGTCAGGAATTCAACTATCATTCATTGTTGGAATTTTAGCTGTTCGGTTTATATTCCTCCCTCTATTGGGGATTATCATTGTTAAAGGTGCACTTCGATTTGGTCTGGTGCACCCAGATCCCTTGTTTCAGTTTGTTCTTCTACTTCAATATGCAGTTCCACCAGCAATTAACTTAG GCACAATTATCCAGTTGTTTGGAGCGGGTGAGAGTGAATGTTCTGTTATCATGCTGTGGACATATGGCTTGGCATCAGTTTCACTCACACTTTGGTCAACCTTGTTCATGTGGCTTGTATCTTGA
- the LOC117912178 gene encoding protein PIN-LIKES 1-like isoform X2 yields MGLLDLFFVASMPVIRVLLLTALGSFLALDRIDILGDVVRKQLNTVVFFVFNPALVYSNLANTITLDRMVLLWFMPLNILTVCIIGSALGLLLVKTTRAPQHLKGLILGSCAAGNMGNMPLIIIPAVCREKGSPFGAPDVCHTFAMAYASLSMAIGAICLWSYVYNIVRVFSSNAREGINLHNSPINMNRESLLASGDCSISEEYPHQFTLPHPLSEENLQIVGFIIGMVPHLRKLIIGGTAPLHVVQDSASLLGDAAIPSIILIMGGNLLKGLKGSGIQLSFIVGILAVRFIFLPLLGIIIVKGALRFGLVHPDPLFQFVLLLQYAVPPAINLGTIIQLFGAGESECSVIMLWTYGLASVSLTLWSTLFMWLVS; encoded by the exons ATGGGGCTTCTAGATCTATTTTTTGTTGCTTCAATGCCAGTTATAAGGGTTCTGTTGCTCACTGCACTTGGGTCATTTCTGGCCTTAGATCGTATTGATATATTGGGCGATGTTGTAAGGAAGCAATTAAATACG GTTGTATTTTTTGTATTCAATCCTGCACTGGTGTATAGCAACCTTGCTAACACAATTACTCTTGACAGAATGGTTTTGTT gTGGTTCATGCCATTAAATATCCTTACTGTTTGTATCATTGGCTCCGCTCTTGGATTGCTGCTTGTGAAGACTACCAGAGCTCCTCAACATCTCAAGGGCCTCATATtgggttcctgtgctgcgg GAAACATGGGGAACATGCCTCTAATTATTATCCCAGCAGTATGCAGAGAGAAAGGCAGTCCGTTTGGAGCACCTGATGTTTGCCATACATTTGCAATGGCCTATGCTTCACTTTCTATGGCG ATTGGAGCTATTTGCTTATGGTCTTATGTTTACAACATTGTGCGAGTTTTCTCTAGTAATGCCAGGGAAGGCATCAACCTACACAATTCTCCAATCAATATGAACAGGGAATCACTTCTTGCATCAGGAGACTGTTCCATCTCTGAAGAATATCCACATCAATTTACACTGCCTCACCCTCTGTCTGAGGAAAACTTGCAG ATTGTTGGCTTTATCATTGGAATGGTTCCTCATCTTCGGAAGTTAATCATTGGTGGTACTGCTCCTCTTCATGTTGTCCAAGATTCTGCTTCTTTGCTGGG GGATGCAGCCATTCCAAGTATCATCCTGATAATGGGAGGAAACCTTCTTAAAG GTTTAAAAGGGTCAGGAATTCAACTATCATTCATTGTTGGAATTTTAGCTGTTCGGTTTATATTCCTCCCTCTATTGGGGATTATCATTGTTAAAGGTGCACTTCGATTTGGTCTGGTGCACCCAGATCCCTTGTTTCAGTTTGTTCTTCTACTTCAATATGCAGTTCCACCAGCAATTAACTTAG GCACAATTATCCAGTTGTTTGGAGCGGGTGAGAGTGAATGTTCTGTTATCATGCTGTGGACATATGGCTTGGCATCAGTTTCACTCACACTTTGGTCAACCTTGTTCATGTGGCTTGTATCTTGA
- the LOC117912178 gene encoding protein PIN-LIKES 3-like isoform X3 yields the protein MPLNILTVCIIGSALGLLLVKTTRAPQHLKGLILGSCAAGNMGNMPLIIIPAVCREKGSPFGAPDVCHTFAMAYASLSMAIGAICLWSYVYNIVRVFSSNAREGINLHNSPINMNRESLLASGDCSISEEYPHQFTLPHPLSEENLQVAISGKMKQLLRKFSRKINFKELLAPSTTGAIVGFIIGMVPHLRKLIIGGTAPLHVVQDSASLLGDAAIPSIILIMGGNLLKGLKGSGIQLSFIVGILAVRFIFLPLLGIIIVKGALRFGLVHPDPLFQFVLLLQYAVPPAINLGTIIQLFGAGESECSVIMLWTYGLASVSLTLWSTLFMWLVS from the exons ATGCCATTAAATATCCTTACTGTTTGTATCATTGGCTCCGCTCTTGGATTGCTGCTTGTGAAGACTACCAGAGCTCCTCAACATCTCAAGGGCCTCATATtgggttcctgtgctgcgg GAAACATGGGGAACATGCCTCTAATTATTATCCCAGCAGTATGCAGAGAGAAAGGCAGTCCGTTTGGAGCACCTGATGTTTGCCATACATTTGCAATGGCCTATGCTTCACTTTCTATGGCG ATTGGAGCTATTTGCTTATGGTCTTATGTTTACAACATTGTGCGAGTTTTCTCTAGTAATGCCAGGGAAGGCATCAACCTACACAATTCTCCAATCAATATGAACAGGGAATCACTTCTTGCATCAGGAGACTGTTCCATCTCTGAAGAATATCCACATCAATTTACACTGCCTCACCCTCTGTCTGAGGAAAACTTGCAG GTGGCTATCTCTGGAAAGATGAAACAGCTTTTGAGGAAGTTTTCAAGAAAGATCAACTTTAAGGAACTGTTGGCACCTTCAACCACTGGAGCG ATTGTTGGCTTTATCATTGGAATGGTTCCTCATCTTCGGAAGTTAATCATTGGTGGTACTGCTCCTCTTCATGTTGTCCAAGATTCTGCTTCTTTGCTGGG GGATGCAGCCATTCCAAGTATCATCCTGATAATGGGAGGAAACCTTCTTAAAG GTTTAAAAGGGTCAGGAATTCAACTATCATTCATTGTTGGAATTTTAGCTGTTCGGTTTATATTCCTCCCTCTATTGGGGATTATCATTGTTAAAGGTGCACTTCGATTTGGTCTGGTGCACCCAGATCCCTTGTTTCAGTTTGTTCTTCTACTTCAATATGCAGTTCCACCAGCAATTAACTTAG GCACAATTATCCAGTTGTTTGGAGCGGGTGAGAGTGAATGTTCTGTTATCATGCTGTGGACATATGGCTTGGCATCAGTTTCACTCACACTTTGGTCAACCTTGTTCATGTGGCTTGTATCTTGA
- the LOC117912179 gene encoding uncharacterized protein LOC117912179, protein METSPRVDGVPSQRENSRPNKSPTPKSKVHKEKRGVSKKLWNEIVQLFEYHFHWGVILYRFGNGLMGMVPVYCSCMHGPDKAWSPIGSFWSPQLLLPSHMPTFFQSNCLQPNKEQDEELASEDMNRLTLHLIMIT, encoded by the exons ATGGAGACATCTCCCAGAGTGGATGGAGTGCCTAGTCAAAGGGAAAACAGCAGGCCTAATAAAAGCCCAACTCCAAAGTCGAAAGTCCATAAAGAGAAAA GAGGCGTTTCGAAGAAGCTCTGGAATGAGATTGTACAACTGTTTGAATACCATTTTCACTGGGGAGTTATAC TTTATAGGTTTGGTAATGGAttaatgggtatggtccctgtATACTGTAGCTGCATGCATGGACCCGACAAAGCTTGGTCTCCTATTGGTTCGTTCTGGTCACCCCAACTCCTGCTCCCATCACACATGCCTACTTTCTTTCAATCAAATTGCCTCCAGCCTAACAAGGAGCAGGATGAAGAATTAGCCTCTGAGGATATGAACAGGCTTACTCTCCACCTAATCATGATTACTTGA
- the LOC117912052 gene encoding protein PIN-LIKES 3-like → MGLLDLFFVASMPVIKVLLVTAVGSFIALDRFDIFGENVRKQLNTIVFFVLNPALVCINLANTVTFESVVLLWFMPFNILITFVIGSALGWLLVKLTRAPKHLRGLVLGCCAAGNLGNLPLIIVPAVCREKGSPFGAPDVCHTYGMAYASLSMAIGAIYLWSYVYNIVRVSSVGTTEVINIEDDSPAKMREPLLDSKDCSISVDYADQLTLPCTQSEENLKVTTSDKVKRFLRMLSREINIQALLAPSTTGAILGFIIGMVPQLRKLLIGSTAPLRVLQDSTSMLGDAAIPALTLIMGGNLLKGLKGSGIRASLLIGIIVVRYIFLPLLGIAIVKGAVQLGLVNPDPLYQFVLLLQYALPPAMNIGTITQLFGAGESECSVIMLWTYALASVALTLWSTLFMWLVA, encoded by the exons ATGGGGCTTCTAGACTTGTTCTTTGTTGCTTCAATGCCGGTTATCAAAGTTCTGTTGGTCACCGCAGTTGGTTCATTTATTGCCTTGGATCGTTTTGACATATTTGGGGAGAATGTCAGGAAGCAACTAAATACA ATTGTGTTCTTTGTACTCAATCCTGCACTTGTGTGTATCAACCTGGCTAACACAGTTACTTTTGAGAGCGTTGTCTTgct GTGGTTCATGCCATTCAACATCCTTATAACTTTTGTGATTGGCTCAGCACTTGGATGGTTGCTTGTCAAATTAACCAGAGCTCCTAAACATCTCAGGGGTCTTGTGTTGGGTTGTTGTGCTGCTG GAAACTTGGGCAACTTGCCTTTGATTATTGTCCCAGCAGTATGTAGAGAGAAAGGCAGTCCATTCGGAGCACCTGATGTTTGTCATACATATGGAATGGCCTACGCTTCACTTTCCATGGCG ATTGGAGCTATTTACTTATGGTCTTATGTTTACAACATTGTGCGGGTTTCCTCCGTCGGGACAACAGAAGTTATCAACATAGAAGACGATTCCCCAGCCAAGATGAGGGAACCACTTCTTGACTCAAAAGATTGTTCCATCTCTGTAGACTATGCAGATCAATTGACGCTTCCTTGCACTCAGTCTGAAGAAAACTTGAAG GTGACAACCTCAGATAAGGTGAAGCGATTCTTGAGGATGCTTTCAAGAGAGATCAATATTCAGGCATTGTTAGCACCTTCAACTACTGGAGCG ATTCTTGGGTTTATCATTGGAATGGTTCCTCAGCTTCGGAAGTTACTGATTGGAAGTACTGCCCCTCTTCGCGTTCTACAAGATTCCACTTCTATGCTGGG GGATGCAGCCATTCCAGCTCTCACCCTGATCATGGGAGGAAACCTTCTTAAAG GTTTAAAGGGCTCAGGAATTCGGGCCTCACTCCTTATTGGAATCATAGTAGTCCGGTATATATTCCTGCCTCTGTTGGGCATTGCCATTGTTAAAGGCGCAGTCCAACTTGGTCTGGTGAACCCAGATCCCTTGTATCAGTTTGTCCTTCTATTACAATATGCACTTCCGCCAGCCATGAACATAG GCACAATCACGCAGCTGTTTGGAGCAGGCGAGAGCGAATGTTCTGTCATCATGCTGTGGACATATGCCTTGGCGTCAGTTGCCCTCACGCTTTGGTCCACCTTGTTTATGTGGCTTGTAGCTTGA